In Sphingobacterium thalpophilum, a genomic segment contains:
- a CDS encoding tetratricopeptide repeat-containing sensor histidine kinase, whose translation MNRLIFLLFPLFLQLVLSYPQKLQARAYCRFIHQQQHIPIEIDSSQVKEYYNKAKEIYRSDPKEAQNIVEKGISLAQLHHMSEMEVDLLNLKGVILLKLNQFDESIKTHFEVLKKREALQDKKGEMLSLLNIGNVFNKSYDPDQALIYYLKSLKIAQQINDAPNRPNIQLNIGNIYAQRALNGTEQKPANKAIEYLLTTVVYSKKNTPQIDLFNSYILLSYLYLKVEKFNLSSHYTDMAVDITSKKKDPVGESYARINRANILVQEKKFELAKRKVSIIKQIIARSGLKELNEELSGDFEKIAKAIKMSNTALVLSDIDSASAESTKNSELIRTKIREELREKYETTKKELENKNLKLHNEAIEKEVKWNRSAWLWTCGFLLIFSVLLLLLYNKHKLLILEKRKVEFQSHEIEKQHASLIQADHFRSRIFSVISHDLRTPIANFNALLSLTKIASIPESEIKSSLVSIGQEVKTASKMLEELLVWSSQQMSNEQIEFATISIYDTVMQSVQLFEDRIRLKKLTVVYYIDKNLTVYTDGKRLEFIIRNMINNAIKFSFIGKPIKINAKEQNGEVIIAIEDQGSGIDEIKLAALRRKGRIFSTLGTLKEKGTGIGLMLSQEFAERIGCRISISSTVGLGSIFSLHVPM comes from the coding sequence ATGAATAGATTAATCTTTTTGTTATTTCCCCTATTTTTACAGCTTGTCTTGAGCTATCCACAAAAATTGCAGGCTAGAGCATACTGCAGATTTATCCATCAGCAACAGCATATTCCTATCGAAATTGATTCCTCACAGGTGAAAGAGTACTATAACAAAGCAAAAGAAATATATCGCAGTGACCCAAAGGAGGCCCAAAATATCGTAGAAAAAGGGATTTCGCTAGCTCAACTTCATCACATGAGTGAAATGGAAGTTGACCTCCTTAATCTAAAAGGCGTCATACTACTAAAACTAAACCAATTTGATGAAAGTATAAAAACACACTTTGAAGTACTCAAAAAAAGAGAAGCCCTCCAGGACAAAAAAGGTGAAATGTTGTCCTTATTGAATATAGGAAATGTATTCAATAAAAGTTATGATCCTGATCAAGCCCTTATTTACTATCTTAAATCACTAAAAATTGCCCAACAAATCAATGACGCCCCAAATCGGCCAAACATACAACTGAACATAGGAAATATATATGCACAGCGGGCATTGAACGGAACAGAACAAAAACCAGCAAATAAAGCAATAGAATACCTTTTAACAACTGTAGTATACAGCAAAAAAAACACACCGCAGATTGATCTGTTCAATTCTTATATATTATTAAGCTATCTTTATTTAAAGGTAGAAAAATTTAATCTGAGCTCACATTATACCGACATGGCAGTCGATATTACGAGTAAGAAAAAAGATCCAGTTGGAGAAAGTTACGCGAGAATTAACAGAGCAAATATACTTGTTCAAGAAAAAAAATTTGAACTAGCCAAAAGGAAAGTTTCAATCATAAAACAAATTATAGCGAGGAGCGGCCTCAAGGAACTTAATGAAGAATTAAGCGGGGATTTTGAAAAGATTGCTAAAGCTATAAAAATGAGCAATACAGCACTGGTATTATCCGATATAGATAGTGCATCAGCTGAATCCACAAAGAACTCGGAATTGATACGCACAAAAATTAGGGAAGAACTTCGTGAAAAATATGAAACGACAAAGAAAGAGCTCGAAAACAAAAATTTAAAATTGCACAACGAAGCCATAGAAAAAGAAGTCAAATGGAATAGGTCGGCATGGCTATGGACCTGTGGTTTCTTACTCATTTTTTCGGTGCTGCTTCTTTTACTTTATAATAAACATAAGCTATTGATTTTGGAAAAGCGAAAAGTTGAATTCCAAAGCCATGAGATCGAAAAGCAACATGCTTCTTTAATACAGGCTGATCATTTCCGCTCAAGAATCTTTTCTGTCATATCGCATGATCTACGAACGCCCATAGCAAATTTTAATGCCCTGCTTTCTTTAACAAAAATTGCCTCCATACCCGAATCAGAAATAAAAAGCTCGCTGGTGAGCATTGGACAGGAAGTGAAAACGGCATCGAAAATGTTAGAGGAATTACTTGTATGGTCATCTCAGCAGATGTCGAATGAGCAGATCGAATTCGCAACGATATCAATTTATGATACTGTTATGCAAAGCGTGCAACTTTTTGAAGATAGAATTAGGCTAAAAAAGCTAACTGTTGTTTATTATATCGATAAAAACCTCACTGTATACACTGATGGCAAACGATTGGAATTCATTATCCGTAACATGATCAACAACGCGATCAAATTCAGTTTTATAGGAAAGCCTATTAAAATAAACGCGAAGGAACAAAACGGAGAAGTGATTATCGCCATAGAGGACCAAGGCTCCGGAATAGATGAAATTAAATTAGCCGCCTTAAGGCGGAAAGGACGCATTTTCAGCACTTTAGGCACATTGAAAGAAAAGGGCACGGGCATAGGGCTGATGTTATCACAAGAATTTGCAGAAAGAATAGGTTGTCGGATCAGTATTTCCAGTACGGTTGGCCTTGGCAGTATATTTTCTTTACATGTACCAATGTAA
- a CDS encoding acyltransferase: MSESKRIYQIDLFRFIAASAVVLYHYLYRGYAAGNMSLLGFDGVGEYFKYGYLGVDLFFIISGFVIAFSIKHLSLLKFCYSRFKRLYPMYWICLLLTFIVSYFWGAPRYHVTFTQLLANLTMVQKLWGQGDVDGAYWSLYVELKFYLIIALFLILNRFKKISLDYLVYFWLLLSSLRFFVGPSEIYDAIHEFFLLDWSAYFIAGIIFCQIFLHGPKVQHFVALPWCLYISIDGAVGRIHWLERTFHSDFSPYIIGATIVVFYLLMLLVSCKKLQAINSSGFVKIGMLTYPLYLIHQHIGFIIFNHLYLNKYLLLSGVIILMLALAYLLSDRIEPRIMKHFRSILAFLPLLVGCRICGPVDDSRVDGQ; encoded by the coding sequence ATGTCTGAGTCCAAAAGAATTTACCAAATCGATCTGTTTCGTTTTATCGCAGCATCTGCCGTCGTATTATATCATTATTTATATCGGGGGTATGCAGCCGGAAATATGTCGCTATTGGGTTTCGATGGCGTCGGAGAATATTTTAAATACGGCTACCTGGGCGTAGACTTATTTTTTATCATTAGTGGTTTTGTGATTGCTTTTTCCATCAAACATCTTTCACTGCTTAAGTTCTGTTATTCCCGCTTCAAGCGTTTGTATCCGATGTATTGGATTTGTTTGCTGTTGACTTTTATCGTTTCTTATTTTTGGGGCGCACCGCGCTATCATGTCACATTTACCCAACTATTGGCCAATCTGACCATGGTGCAAAAACTATGGGGACAGGGGGATGTCGATGGCGCTTATTGGTCGCTCTATGTAGAGTTGAAATTTTACCTGATCATCGCTTTGTTTCTAATTCTGAATCGATTTAAAAAAATAAGCTTGGATTACTTGGTTTATTTTTGGTTGCTATTGTCCAGCCTACGCTTTTTTGTTGGGCCTTCGGAAATTTATGACGCAATCCATGAGTTTTTTTTACTCGACTGGAGTGCATATTTTATTGCGGGAATTATATTCTGCCAGATTTTTCTTCATGGACCAAAAGTCCAGCATTTTGTCGCCTTACCTTGGTGTTTGTACATTTCCATCGATGGTGCTGTGGGGCGTATTCATTGGCTGGAACGCACTTTTCACAGTGACTTTTCACCTTATATTATTGGTGCGACCATCGTTGTGTTTTACCTGCTCATGTTACTGGTTTCCTGTAAAAAGCTCCAGGCGATCAATTCGTCCGGATTTGTTAAAATTGGCATGTTGACCTATCCGCTGTATTTAATCCATCAACACATCGGCTTTATTATTTTTAATCACCTGTATCTGAATAAATACCTGCTCCTTTCAGGTGTTATCATTCTTATGCTTGCCCTGGCTTATCTGCTGAGCGATCGGATTGAACCGCGGATCATGAAGCATTTTCGTAGCATATTGGCGTTTTTACCTCTCCTGGTGGGCTGTAGGATTTGTGGGCCCGTGGACGACAGTAGAGTCGACGGACAGTAG
- a CDS encoding tetratricopeptide repeat protein, translating to MMLSFLNIGNVFNKSYDPDQALKYYQRALDLAKELLETRNRANISTNIGNIDMPKTH from the coding sequence ATGATGCTTTCTTTTCTGAATATAGGAAATGTGTTTAATAAGAGCTACGACCCCGATCAGGCCTTAAAATATTATCAACGCGCACTAGACCTTGCAAAGGAACTGCTCGAAACGAGGAATCGAGCCAATATATCGACCAATATTGGGAATATAGATATGCCCAAAACGCATTAA